The Lucilia cuprina isolate Lc7/37 chromosome 5, ASM2204524v1, whole genome shotgun sequence genome includes a window with the following:
- the LOC111685657 gene encoding uncharacterized protein LOC111685657, whose translation MAINFEEIPSEIEIPQEPTQKTKTVQQELNERQSLLNERSIKCKEIRPFFEKLQKPAPRFMYRYLCVCPRYNPQYVCKHTGNIIIDRDVLTPEEHIVYLATPKPNFAAPRQMPRYFLRKSIIANCTARINRLAKPDLKQVTYTLNNFNHVISRRHRRSLKKRLEKSENVEYTTIQKALDWLGEEKRLRKVAKRKEKLRCKKLSRKIVVKQRQQIKKIVCILFEEMKDFLLNDQFIMDESSSLVMVILETLREFTDKEFYITSNLREYQKILAFNLAVWINKFISNLNIHVAEPPKPKDEMTAQQQQQQPTERQTQELSSFIPVGDYISPIVSEEELYEDEDDEDYYSYPQTTSDRGQYTNDTTDIKEELK comes from the coding sequence atggccattaattttgaagaaattcCCAGTGAAATTGAAATTCCCCAAGAACCTACGCAGAAAACCAAAACCGTTCAGCAAGAACTTAATGAGCGACAATCTTTACTAAATGAACGTTCGATAAAATGTAAGGAAATAAGACCATTTTTTGAAAAGCTGCAAAAGCCGGCACCACGCTTTATGTACCGCTATTTATGTGTTTGTCCCCGTTATAATCCTCAATATGTATGCAAACATACGGGTAATATCATAATCGATCGTGATGTTTTAACACCCGAAGAGCATATTGTCTATTTGGCTACACCCAAGCCAAATTTCGCTGCACCTCGTCAAATGCCTCGATATTTTCTTCGTAAATCTATTATAGCCAATTGTACGGCTCGTATAAATCGTTTGGCTAAACCTGATTTGAAACAAGTAACGTatactttaaataatttcaatcatGTTATATCGAGACGCCATAGAAGATCGTTGAAAAAACGTTTGGAAAAATCCGAAAATGTGGaatatacaacaatacaaaaggCTTTAGATTGGTTAGGTGAAGAGAAGAGATTACGAAAGGTGGCTAAAAGGAAAGAGAAACTACGTTGCAAAAAATTATCACGAAAAATTGTTGTCAAGCAGAGgcagcaaattaaaaaaatagtttgtatTCTATTTGAAGAAATGAAAGATTTCCTTTTAAACGATCAATTCATAATGGATGAAAGTTCGTCTTTGGTAATGGTGATACTAGAGACATTAAGAGAATTTACAGACAAAGAATTCTATATAACCAGTAATTTGCGAGAATATCAAAAAATACTCGCATTCAATTTGGCTGTTTGGATTAATAAATTCATTTCGAATTTGAATATACATGTTGCAGAACCACCCAAACCTAAGGACGAAATGAcagcacaacaacaacaacaacaaccaactgAAAGACAAACCCAAGAGTTGTCTTCATTTATTCCTGTAGGTGACTATATATCACCAATTGTCTCGGAGGAAGAACTGTATGAAGATGAAGATGATGAAGATTATTATTCTTATCCACAAACTACCAGTGATAGGGGTCAATATACTAATGATACGACTGATATTAAAGAAGAATTGAAATGA